In Zingiber officinale cultivar Zhangliang chromosome 6A, Zo_v1.1, whole genome shotgun sequence, a single genomic region encodes these proteins:
- the LOC121997846 gene encoding uncharacterized protein LOC121997846 isoform X1 yields MPSQAPPNPRTTMSRSVGKSAQPLTRSSMQSAFQLPPSEEEAEVGISVLKQICFSETHVQGPPKILYLFNLLCLNPSLKRMVVSLASDKAIWDAILKNEAVQELRESCITGLMLPSGCQGETGSILSEFWNAGRDIAIIILRWILENLKTKVHALLLLISQLVDELFHVVEPGTSMGGLDGILRSMFMLSLMVISIVIIIRIQQKYGPAR; encoded by the exons ATGCCTTCGCAGGCACCGCCCAATCCGAGGACAACCATGAGCCGCTCCGTCGGAAAATCTGCGCAACCGCTCACCCGCTCCTCTATGCAATCTGCTTTCCAGCTGCCCCCTTCCGAGGAGGAGGCTGAGGTGGGCATCTCCGTATTGAAGCA GATATGTTTTTCAGAAACACACGTTCAAGGACCACCAAAGATTCTCTATCTGTTCAATTTATTATGCTTAAATCCTTCTCTTAAG CGAATGGTTGTATCATTGGCATCTGATAAAGCCATCTGGGATGCGATTTTGAAAAATGAAGCAGTTCAAGAACTCAGAGAATCTTGTATAACTGGTCTTATGCTACCTTCAG GTTGTCAAGGAGAAACTGGAAGCATCCTGTCTGAATTCTGGAATGCAGGTCGTGACATTGCCATAATAATTCTCAGATGGATCTTGGAAAATCTCAAAACAAAAGTTCATGCACTTTTGCTTCTGATTTCCCAGCTTGTCGATGAGCTCTTTCATGTTGTAGAACCAGGAACAAGCATGGGTGGCTTGGACGGCATACTGAGATCTATGTTTATGTTGTCGCTCATGGTAATTAGTATTGTTATCATTATTCGTATCCAGCAGAAATATGGTCCGGCTCGTTGA
- the LOC121997846 gene encoding uncharacterized protein LOC121997846 isoform X2 — MPSQAPPNPRTTMSRSVGKSAQPLTRSSMQSAFQLPPSEEEAELHVFRRICFSETHVQGPPKILYLFNLLCLNPSLKRMVVSLASDKAIWDAILKNEAVQELRESCITGLMLPSGCQGETGSILSEFWNAGRDIAIIILRWILENLKTKVHALLLLISQLVDELFHVVEPGTSMGGLDGILRSMFMLSLMVISIVIIIRIQQKYGPAR; from the exons ATGCCTTCGCAGGCACCGCCCAATCCGAGGACAACCATGAGCCGCTCCGTCGGAAAATCTGCGCAACCGCTCACCCGCTCCTCTATGCAATCTGCTTTCCAGCTGCCCCCTTCCGAGGAGGAGGCTGAG TTACATGTTTTTCGCAGGATATGTTTTTCAGAAACACACGTTCAAGGACCACCAAAGATTCTCTATCTGTTCAATTTATTATGCTTAAATCCTTCTCTTAAG CGAATGGTTGTATCATTGGCATCTGATAAAGCCATCTGGGATGCGATTTTGAAAAATGAAGCAGTTCAAGAACTCAGAGAATCTTGTATAACTGGTCTTATGCTACCTTCAG GTTGTCAAGGAGAAACTGGAAGCATCCTGTCTGAATTCTGGAATGCAGGTCGTGACATTGCCATAATAATTCTCAGATGGATCTTGGAAAATCTCAAAACAAAAGTTCATGCACTTTTGCTTCTGATTTCCCAGCTTGTCGATGAGCTCTTTCATGTTGTAGAACCAGGAACAAGCATGGGTGGCTTGGACGGCATACTGAGATCTATGTTTATGTTGTCGCTCATGGTAATTAGTATTGTTATCATTATTCGTATCCAGCAGAAATATGGTCCGGCTCGTTGA